The DNA window CAGAGCTCGGGCCGGCGATAGCCACCATCTGCGATAAACGCCTTGTAGTCACCGGTGGTCACCAGTCCGCGGGCCAGTGCAAAAGGTTCTAGCCATGTCTTGTGGGACGGTTGTTCGTTATCGAAGCCAAAACCCTCGTCTTCAGTCTGGCCAATCTCTACCAGGCCGCCTGCATAGAACTCGAAGCCGGAATCGGCCGGCACCGCTTCGGGCAAGGGATCCTGCCGATAGGCGGGGGCCAGCGGGTTCGCGGCGAAGTTAAACTTGAGATCCGTAAGCATCAGTTCCTGATGCTGTTGCTCGTGGTTGAGCCCGAGTTCGAGGCGGCGCACTATTTCGCGCTGCTGAGGGTGTTGGCTGCCCTCGAGCAGTGCCGTCATTGCCCGGTTAACATGGCACCTGTAATCCATGACTTCGGGCAGACCGGGCCGGGACAGCAGGTGCCGCTGGGGCCGCGGATGCTGCTTGCCAATACCGTTGTAGTAGGAGTTGAAAAGGACCTGGAAGCTGGCGTCAAAGACGCGGTACTGCTGGCTGAAGGGCTTGAGAATAAAAGTTTCGAAGAACCACGTGGTATGGGCGAGATGCCACTTGAGGGGACTGGTGTCTGGCATTGCCTGAAGATTGCAGTCCTCCGCACTGAGGTTTTCGCAGATGGCTTCGGTCCGTTCGCGTACCTGCCGGAACTCGAAACTGATGTTGACCTTTGCTTGCTCCAGCATGGGCTGGCCCTCCTTGCCAGTCGACCGATGAACGCTTCAGGTATCCCCGTTCATATCGTTATTCGTCAGTATTGATTTAACTAACATACGTGGGCAAGCCCGAGTTCGGCAATAGGTCAGGGGTGCAGTGTTACTGCCTTTTAATTTGCGGGAACGGCGCCTTGAAGCTGATTCGGTGCCCGACTTTGTCCCGGGCGCGGCTTCAAGAGTGCCTCGGCTGGCCCAAGCAATGTTATCCTCGCGGTCTGGCTGGTGGCGCTCGGTCGGCTGGCCCAACAGTTTTTTACAGCGGTTCAAGGACAGGCATTTTGGAAAGTTTTCTCTGGCATGATTACGAAACGTTTGGGGCAGATCCCTTACGGGACCGCCCGGCTCAGTTTGCGGCGATCCGCACGGATACCGACCTGAACATCATCGATGAGCCGATGATGTTCTATTGCCGGCCAGCTGATGACTACGTGCCGGACCCGCGAGCGACCCTGATTACCGGTATCACGCCGCAAAAAGCCCTGGAGGACGGGTTGTGCGAAGCTGAGTTTATCAGCCGCGTCAACGAGGCTTTCGCAGTCCCCGGCACTTGCGGGGCGGGCTACAACAGTATCCGCTTTGACGATGAGGTGACACGCCACACCCTTTACCGCAATCTGCGCGACCCCTACGGCCGTGAATGGCAGAACGGCTGTTGCCGCTGGGACATCATCGATGTTGTCCGCCTGACCTACGCCCTGCGGCCCGAAGGTATCGAATGGCCGCGAAAACCTGATGGCGCGCCGAGCTTTCGCCTTGAGGATCTGACGCAGGCCAATGGGATTGCGCATGAAAGTGCTCACGACGCCATGTCGGACGTATACGCGACTATCGCCGTTGCGCGTCTGATCCGCGAGCGTCAGCCTCGGCTCTACGACTATTGCCTGGGGTTGCGCGACAAAAAGAAAGTCCTTGAGATGCTGGATACAACCAGCTTGAAACCCGTACTCCATGTCTCTTCCCGCTACCCGGCGTCATCGGCGTGTGCCGCTCTGGTGGCGCCGCTGGCCATGCATCCGACAAACCGTAACGCCGTTATTGTTTACGATCTGCGTGAGGACCCGACGGATCTGCTTGAGGCGTCAGTCGAAGATATTCAGGCACGTGTTTTCGTTGCTGCCGCGGACTTGCCCGAGGGACAGAGCCGGTATGCGCTAAAGGCGGTGCACGCCAACAAGTGTCCGGCGATTGCGCCAGCGTCGCTGTTGAAAAGTCTGAGTGAAGAGCAACTGCAGGGTATCGGTCTCGAACGGAATCAGTTGCGCCGCAACCTCAAGCTACTGAGACAAAGTGAAGATTTGCCCAGGCGCGTACAGGAGGCCTTCGGCGCACAGCAGTTTGCGGCGGCATCCGACCCTGACGAAATGCTTTATGGCGGCGGCTTCTTGTCGCCGCAGGATCGCAAGCAGCTGGACTTCGTGTTGGCGCAGCCTGTGGAACTGCTGGGCGAACTTGACCTGAACTTTACCGATCAGCGCTTGCCGGAAATGCTATTCCGGTACCGTGCCCGTAACTTTCCGCAAACGCTTGACGGTGAGGAGCAGGAGCGCTGGGAGGCGTTCAGGCAGGAACGCTTACTGAAGGGCGGCCCCGGCTGGCGCACGCTGCCCCAGTATTTTGAGGTTCTAAAGGGGCTGGATGCGCAGGACCTGCCTGCACCGCAACGCCTGTTGCTGCAAGACCTGCAGTTCTATGGGGAGTCACTGATCCCGTACGGATGACCGGCCGGGATGCAGCCCCGGCCCAGTCTGCTTTTACTCCGCCGGTTGTTCCTCGGCTGGGGCTACGTCATCGCTATAGTCCATGTCCTGCGTTTCAGTGGTGATCAGCACCGAACGCATAAGGGGCTCGATTTCGGTGCGGTAAAGCTTGCGAACCGCTTCCAGGTCCAGCGCCTGAACGGCCTCTACTGTTCTCTGGCGTGTATCGAAGCCTGTGTTCTGACGGTCTATCTCCTGCCACCATCGCTCGGAGATCGCTCGCAAGGTTTTGTCCTCTTCCTCCAGCCGGCTGATCACGGACGCCTTCTGGGCTTCCAGATCTGCTTCTTCCATGTCCGAAAGGGTCTGGCTGTACTCGTCCAGGAAAGCTTTGACCTGCCTATCGAGCTCCGGGCCTTGCGCCACCGGGCTCTGGATCACGAAGGCCAGCCCCGGCACTTCCATCAGTTCATAGGCGTTGGCGAATACCACGTAGCCCAGTTGTTGCTCGGTCCGGAGAGAGTGATAGAACGGGGTGCCGACGAGTTGGGCCGCGAGGCGGTAGCCTGCACGCGCCGGGTAAGACGTGTCGGCACCCTGGACGTAGCGGACGTAGCCGGTATCGCTGTGTTTTACCGGCAGTGTCAATGCTGTGGTGCCGGGCTCAAGCCGCCGGACATCAGTGCGTTCAACGTCGGTGAACTCAGCTTTCTGGGTGAGCCTGGCGCTGACCTGACTGCCCAGGTTGAGCGCCGCAGCAGGCGTCAGGTTGCCGTGAGCGAGCATGACCGGATCTAGCTTTTCGAGGAACCGCGGCACAAACGCCTGGAGGTCCTCGAAAGTCAAAGACCTGGCGGCCTCGAGTTGCTCGTTCAACGGCCACAGATCTGTGATCAGTTTTTCCGACAGCAGTCCCAGTGCCTGAGTGTAGGGCTTGTCCTTGCGGCTATTCTCGAGGGAATCGATCAACTGCTGGCGGTGGAGCTCAAACCTGTCTTTAGCCAGCCGGGTATTCAGCGTTGTCTGCAGAAGGCTATCGAGCAGCTCATGCAGCTTGTCGCTGTACCCGCTCACACGCAGGGTGATGCCGCGCAGGTGGTTGTAGACCGAATAGTTCAGTCCAGCCAGATGGGCGGGATAGGCGTACGCATTGATCTGTTCGTTGATACGCTCGACCCACAGTTGGGTAAGGAGCTTGTCCTCGACACTGTCGCGGGCGGCCGGAGAGCGCAGGCTCAGGTACAGGTTGGCCCTGGGGGTACCAAAAGAGGTGTCCCGGCCATACCAGACAGCGAATGGTTCGCCAGAGAGCTTGACGGGCTTCTCATGGCGTTCGCCCTTAACGAGATCCAGATCCTCCGGAATGAACGGGTTGGGTTCGGGCAGGGACAGATTATCTGCCAAGTGGGACAGGGCGCCGGTACTGGTGAGATCCTGGACCTTGAGCCGCTTGATCTCATAGGGAGTGTCGTACCAGTCTGTGCGCTGGGCGTCATCTTCGGTAACGCCCGGTGCCAGTATGCTGACCAGTGTATTTTCCGGCCGGAGCTGGTCGAGCAGCGCATGGTAGCGCTCCGGCGCATACTGGTTCATGAGGTAACCCGCGCTGAGGACGTCCTCGGGTGCTACGGCGTGAAGATTGCCAGCCAAATGGCTCACCTGGCGTATAGGCTGCGTTTTTTCAGCAAAGCGAAAGCTGAGCTCACCCAGTTGCTGTTGCTCTTCGAAGTAATGCCGCGCGACCCCTTTCTCGCGGATCAGGTCGATGTACTCGAACGTCAGCGCGACGACTTCCTGCCAGCGTTCCAGGCCGTCCGGGGTCAGTGACATCGATATCTGGAAGACCGCGTTCTCTTGGGTGTCGATCCCGGTGCCCGCCGAGAGACCACTGACCAGGCCCGCTTCTTTAAGGACATCAAGCAGACTGCCGGGCCCTTCGTGGCCGATGAGATTGGCCACATAACTGCCGGGTTTGCTCTGATATTGAGCCATGAGCGACTCGGCCGGGAAGTACAGTTGAAGGCGACGGGTGTCCTTGAGCGCCTCGACCTTCAGGCTCGCAGGCAACCGCTCAGTATCGAGCAGGGGTGCTTCGTGCGGGAAGGGTGATCTATCGCCCGAAGGGAGGTCGTCGAAGCGGGTTTTCACCCACTTTTCCAGCGTGTCGAGCGACTGGGGGCCGTAGACAACGAGCGTCATCAGCTCGGCTTTATAGTGCTCCCGGTAGAACGCTACGACGTCCTCGTGCAGTGCGGCATCCCCGTCGCCCAGGGTTTCGAGGTTGCCCACGGCAAAACGGTTATAACGATGTTCGGGATTGAGCGCCGCTTTAAAGGCAGAAAAAAACCGGCGGCTATCGTCGCGGGTTTTGGAGGTGTACTCCGAGTGCACCGCGTTGCGCTCACGATCCACCAGCTCCGGGGTGAACAGGGGGGCGGTGAACTGCTGGGCAAACCGGTCCAATGCCGGCTCAAGATACTCGCCGTCAACATCAAAGAAGTAATTGGTATGCTGAAAGCTGGTGGACGCGTTATGGCTGCCACCGTGATTGCTGATGAACTTCTGGTACTCGCCCGCTTCAGGGTACTTTTCAGTGCCGAGAAAGAGCATGTGTTCCAGAAAATGCGCAATACCGGGACGGTCATCTGGTTCATCGCCGCTGCCCACATGGACGTCCAGCGCTGCAGCCCCCTTATCAGCCTTTGGGTCGCTTATCAGCAGAACGCGCAAGCCGTTTTCCAGCTTCAGGTAGCGGTAGTCCCGGCTGTCATTAGGGCTCTGCTTGGGAGAGACGGTCTGTTCAGCGGCAAGGGCGGGTGCGGTCATGGATACCAGGCCTGTCATAATCGTTAAAAGAATAAGGCAACCGGAGCGGAACAATTTCATGGAATCCTCTTGGAAGAAGGGGAACGCATTAAAGAGCGTGGGATGCCAGTACATGCCCATGCCATCAGTGCTGGCGACCACCCTGGGTACGGTTAGGCCCTGACACAGCCGCGGCTGCGACTTTCTGTGCCTCTGCCTCGTCCAGGTCGCCTGCGGCGATCTGCTCCAAGGCGGCAGAGAGCTCATTGATGTCGTTCTGGTAAACCTTCAACTCCTCGCGAAAGGCCCGGTCAATTGCATCGTAGACCGCGCGTATCTGAGCGTCCCTGCCCGCCTTGGACTCAGCCGCGGAGTTGATCGCGCGCAAGCAGGCCTGGGCGATTTTTATGTACCGTTGATCCTTGCCGTCAGACATTCAGTTATCCTTGTTGCAGCCAGAGTTTTAATGGCGCCGATTATGGCAGCTTGCCGATAGTCTTGCATGGTCGCGGGCCGACGCATTTCTTCAGCTTTTCGACTGTTAAGTTTTCGACTGTAAAGATTGTGCTCGGCTTCGTTCCCGGCGTCATCCAGGCACGCGTTGCAGGTATGCTTTGTGCCTGATTCAACAAAAAAGTTCATTCAGTCGTTTAACCAGCGGCTGGTTCTGATGCTGAAATATCTGGAGAAAGTCTGATGAGTGTATTGGTGGGAAAGCCGGCCCCTGATTTTACCGTGCCGGCTGTACTTGGTGATGGCGCGATCGTGGACGAGTTTACCCTGTCGGAGAGCATCAGGGGCAAACCCGCCATTCTGTTCTTTTACCCGCTGGACTTTACGTTCGTCTGTCCATCAGAGCTGATCGCGCTGGATCACCGGATGGATGCGTTCCGGGAGCGTGGTGTCGAGGTGGTCAGTGTGTCGATCGATTCCCACTTCACCCACAATGCCTGGCGTAACACGGCAATCAACGATGGCGGCATCGGGCCGGTACGCTACACCATGGCTGCTGACCTCAACCATGATATTGTCCGGGCATACGGCGTCGCATCCGAAAGGGGAATGGCGTTCCGGGCGGCTTTTCTGATTGATAAGGCAGGTATTGTCCGCTCCCAGATAGCCAACGATCTGCCGTTGGGCCGGAACATTGATGAATTGGTGCGGCTGGTCGATGCCCTGCAGTTCCATGAAGCGCACGGCGAGGTCTGTCCCGCCGGGTGGAAAAAAGGCGACAAGGGAATGGATGCATCCCCCGCAGGTGTTGCCGAGTACCTGGCGGATAACAGCAAGAAGCTGTGATTGACCGGCGGGCGCCTACTGGGGCTCGCCTGCCTCGCTTGCTACAGCAGGGGGCGGGGGCCAGCCGCCCAGGTCTTTCCAGCGGTTGACGATCAGGCAGAACAATTCCGCTGTCCTTTCTGCGTCGTAAAGCGCTGAGTGCGCTTCCTTGTTGCTGAACTCAATCCCGGCCTCGCGGCAGGCCTGGGCCAGAACGGTCTGCCCGAGGGCAAGGCCCGCCATGCTCACCGTGTCGAAGGTGGAAAAAGGGTGGAAGGGGTTGCGCTTGATATCTGCGCGGTTAACCGCCTCAGTGATGAAATTATGGTCGAAAATCGCGTTATGCCCGACCAGTATGGCCCGCTTGCAGCCCTGATCCTTGACTGCCTTGCGGATGGGCCGGAATAGTTCATTGAGCGCCTCAACCTCCGGCACCGCCTCGCGCAGCGGGCTCCAGGGATCAATGCCGGTGAAATCGAGGGCTGATTGCTCCAGGTTGGCACCCTCGAAAGGATCAACGTGAAAATCATGGCTTTCCGAGGGGTAAATGCGGCCGTCGTCGTCCATGCGCAGTATGACGGCAGCCACTTCGAGCAGTGCATCAGTGCGGCAGTTGAACCCGCCGGTCTCGACATCTACCACGACAGGCAGGTAGCCGCGAAAACGGCTCGCCATGGGACTGAGAGGCGGCGCTTTTTCTTCACTCATAAAACTTACCTTGGCTTGCCTGCCACGTGATTCAGCATGAATGGTGGCGTTAAAAAGAAACTGAAATGAAGAGCGAAAAATCAGGCAGGAGAATCCGCCAACTTCCAGCTCAGCGTGATACCCGCTCCCAATGGAACGATCTCGCTCTCACCCAACGGTAGGACCGCGGGCAATTGCCAGGGTTCGCGTTTCAGGGTGACTCGCTCCCGGTTGCGCGGGAGCCCGTAGAAGTCGGGTCCGAAAAAGCTCGCGAAACCTTCCAGGCGATCAAGCGCACCGGCTCGCTCAAACGCCTCAGCATAGAGCTCCAGCGCGGACCAGGCCGAATAACAGCCGGCACAGCCGCAGGCGGACTCTTTCTGGTGCCGGGCATGGGGCGCTGAGTCGGTCCCCAGGAAAAAGCGGGGGTCGCCACTGGTCGCTGCCGTCACCAGGGCTTCCTGATGACTGCGGCGTTTGAGTATGGGCAGGCAGAAAAAATGCGGTCGGATGCCGCCCACCAGCATATCGTTGCGATTGAACAACAGGTGCTGCGGCGTGATGGTCGCGCCAAGACGGTCAGGGCAGTCCTTTACAAAATCCACCGCGTCCGCTGTGGTGATATGCTCAAAAACAATTTTCAGTTCGGGGAAACGCTGGCGTACCGGCATCATGACCTTATCAATAAACGCTTTTTCGCGATCAAAGATATCGGTGGCGTGCTCTGTGACTTCGCCGTGAACCAGCAACAGCAGCCCTTCGGTCGCCATGGCTTCTAAAACCGGATAAAGCCGGCTGATGTCGGTCACCCCGGCGGCCGAGTTTGTGGTGGCACCGGCCGGGTAGAGTTTGCAGGCGACGACCCCCGCAGCCCGGGCGCGGCCTATTTCCTCAGCCGTTGTCATATCGGTCAGGTAGAGCGTCATTAGCGGCTCAAACGTGCTTTCGGCCGGACACGCCGCCAGAATCCGATCCCGATAGGCTAACGCCATCTGAGTCGTCGTGATCGGGCTCTGTAAATTGGGCATGACAATCGCACGAGCGAACTGCCGCGCTGTGGCAGGCACCACCGACGCGAGCAGGTCTCCATCGCGAAGGTGCACGTGCCAGTCGTCGGGACGGATAAGACTCAGTGTGTCGGTCATGGCAAGATCGATATCCAGGTTCGGTAAAAAAACGGCGTGATTGAGCCGGCATGCCCCTGAGCACTACGGTAGTCAGCCAGAGCGTGGGCATGGCCGAAGCGCGGCATTGTAGCAAATAACCGGGACACATTTCGTAACCGTTTACCTCGCGAGATACCTAAAGATTACGCCAGGTTGGCCGTTACCGTACGTAGGCAACCGAACCGCGGAAACGGGTATGATCCAGAAATGTAAAAGACCACTATGGCTTGCAACTGCGTTGGCGATCTCACTTTCGCCCGGCTTTGTGCATGGGCAGACTTTCGGCGCAGGCATTGAGAACAGTCGGTGGAACCTCTCGGCATCGGTATTCGAATGCAGCCTCAACCATGAGATACCCCGGTTGGGCCGGGCCGTTTTCTACCAGCGCGCTGGTGAGAGCCTTCAGTTTCACCTGGACGTCAACGTTAACCCCATGGCGCCGGGGCAGGCAGCGCTCGTCGTTGAAGCGCCGGCATGGCGGCCGGGTGCGGACATTGCTGATCTGGGCTATGTCCCGGTTCAGCAGGGGCTACGGCCGATCACTGTGCCCATGGGAACCGCGTGGCGTATGCTCGCGAGCCTGTCTGAGGGTATGGCGCCGACCTTCACCCGACGTAGCGCCTACGGGCCGGACCGGGTTCGGGTACGCCTGTCCCACGTCAACTTCATGCCGCTGAATTCCGACTTTGAAAGCTGCGTTGCCGGGCTGCTGCCCGTTAATTATGACCAGGTAGAGCGAACAGCGGTTTACTTCCGGGCGGGTAGCACAGCGCTCAATCAGGCCGACCGGGACGCGCTGGATAAAATCGTGCTCTATCTCACGGCGGACAGCACGGTGAGTGCGGTTTTCGTGGACGGGCATACCGACCGGGTGGGTTCGCGCATTGACAACCGCACCTTGTCCAAGGAGCGGGCTCATGCCGTTACCGATTACCTGCTAAGTCAGGGCGTCAATCCCGACATCATAACCACGCGCTACCATGGCGACCGATACCCCGTCGCCGGCGCAACGAACAATCGCCGCACTACCATTCGACTCCAGCGCGAAGGCGACCCTGAAAACGACGAGGTATTGCATCAGGCCGAGGCTGACTACAGCAGTGAACGCGACGCCGGCTGAACTTTAGCTGCCTGCTGTCGCCTTTCCGGGCATTTCGACTCGCCACCTCAACTGCACCCAGGACCCGCCGGGTCCTGCGAGACACTAGCTTTGCGGCTTTCCGTCCACTCCCTTACAATGAGCGCCTTTTCGGCGGGGGTTACCCTTTCGGGTGCTCGTGTATACGGATGAGTCCGGCGCGGGTACCCAGCCCATCAGTAGAGCGGAGCACGGGCATGGCAGAGTCAAAGCAAGTCTTCAAGAAAGTCGTATTGGCCTATTCAGGCGGACTGGATACCTCGGTTATCGTCCGCTGGTTGCAGGAAACCTATAACTGTGAGGTCGTGACCTTTACCGCTGACCTCGGTCAGGGCGAAGAAGTCGAACCCGCCCGAGCCAAGGCCGAAGCCTTGGGCGTAAAGGAAATATACATAGAGGACCTGCGCGAGGAGTTCGTGCGTGACTTCGTTTTCCCCATGTTCCGCGCCAACGCCATCTACGAGGGCGAGTATCTTCTCGGCACCTCGATTGCCCGTCCGCTCATTGCCAAGCGCCTGATCGACATTGCCAACAAAACCGGTGCGGACGCCATCTCCCATGGCGCGACCGGCAAAGGTAACGACCAGGTCCGTTTCGAGCTCGGCGCCTACGCACTCAAGCCCGGCGTCCATGTTATTGCCCCGTGGCGTGAGTGGGATCTTAATTCCCGCCAGAAGCTCCTGGACTACTGCGAACAGCACGACATCAAGGTAGAAAAAAAGAAGGGCAAGTCGCCTTATTCCATGGATGCGAATCTGCTCCACATTTCCTACGAAGGCGAAGTGCTCGAAGACCCCTGGGCCGAAGCCGAAGAAGATATGTGGCGGTGGAGTGTGGCCCCCGAGCAGGCGCCCGACACACCAGCAGAGCTGACATTGACCTACCGCAAGGGCGACATTGTCGCGATCGACGGCAAGGAAATGGCTGCCCACGAGGTACTGGAATACCTCAACAAGATCGGCGGCGCCCACGGCGTTGGCCGGATCGACATCGTTGAGAACCGCTACGTGGGGATGAAGTCACGCGGCTGCTACGAAACCCCTGGCGGCACCATCATGCTGCGCGCCCACCGTGCCATTGAGTCCATCACCCTGGATCGCGAAGTGGCTCACCTGAAAGACAGCCTGATGCCCCGGTACGCTGAGACCATCTATAACGGCTACTGGTGGTCCCCCGAGCGCAAGGCGATGCAGGCGCTGATCGATGATACGCAGGAGCCGGTCAACGGTGATGTGCGCCTCAAACTCTACAAGGGTAATGTCATCGTCCTGGGGCGCCGCTCGGATGACTCTCTGTTCGACGAAAAGGTCGCGACCTTCGAAGACGATGCAGGTGCCTACGATCAGAAAGACGCCGCCGGCTTCATCAAACTGAACGCCCTGCGGTTGAGAATTGCCGCGAGCAAGGGCCGCAAGTTTTGATCGACTAAGTTTCTGGTGGATTTTTACTAAGGCCCTGCGGGGTCTTTTTTTGTGGTGCTGGGCCCGGGCTTGTCATAGGGTAAAACGTCAATGTTGCCGATAGCGCTGCGTCGTTATCGAATCGCCGGCTGGGGCTTTGGATGGAGCAGGGGGATTACATGGGACAGACGAACAGGCCTATTTTCTGGCGGGACCCGCGCATGCCTTACGTTGAACTGCGTAAGGTCGAGGACGGCCGTCAGGTCTGTTATGCGCCTCATACCCATGTTCAATGGTCGATGGGGGCAATCACGGGTGGGCAAAGTACCTTCCTGTACGGTGACAGCGCGTACCAGGTCGCGGCCGGCTCTCTGGTGCTGATCAACCCGGAGCGCGTCCACGCCTGCAACCCGATTGATGGCCAGCCCTGGGCTTACTTTATGCTCTATGTGGATCGGCACTGGCTGGCGCGGCTGCTGTTTCAGGCCGGTCTCTTCGGAGCGCCGCACTGGCGCGACATGCCTTACGATGTTGTGGAGTCACCCCGTTACTTTGCGGATTTCTGCGCAATGGCAGAGTTTCTGATGTCGAGGACAGCCGATATCGTTGCCAAAGAACATCGCCTCAGAAACTTCCTGATTGACTTTCTTACGGGCCAGGCCGGTACGTCCGCTCAATGGCCAGTCGCTGAAGAGCTGCCGGAACGGCTTGCGGCTGTTGCCGACCACCTGGATGCCCACTGCACGGATCATCTGGCCCTGGAGGAGCTAAGCGCCTGGGCAGGCTATAGCCCCAGCTATTTTATCCGGGCGTTCAAAACCCATTTCGGCCTGACGCCGCATGCCTATCAGATCAACCGCCGGGTTCAGCGCGGGCAGCAGAACCTGAAACAGGGGGTCTCCGTTGCGGAAGCCGCTCTGGAAAGTGGGTTCTCCGATCAGCCGCACTTCCAACGCCTGTTCAAGCGCCTCGTTGCAGCGACACCGGGGGACTACACCCGGGTACAACAACCGAGCGCTAGCCAAACACGAGAAACAGGCAACTGGCCGCCAGCAGAAGCGCTAACCCCCGGTTCAAATAGCGAAGGATCGCCGGGTTGCTGATTTGACGCCGAAGGTAGACGCCGGCATAGACCCAACTGGCCAGGGAGAGCCAGCAAATGGGGGCATACACGAGGGCGAAGAGCAGTACCTGCTGCAGGTTCGGCTCGGGGATGTAGGCGCCGATGCCCGAAGCTGAGGCCAGCCAGGCTTTGGGGTTGAGCCACTGCATCGCGGCGCCGGTAATAAAACCCGGAGCCGCGCCGGAGCTCGTTTCCCGTATGCGACCGTTATCTCTAACTAACAGAAAGCTGAGATAGAGCAGAAACACAATGCCGGCGCCCCGCAGCCAAACGGCGAAGCCCGGAACGTTGGCCAGGATCGTGTGGAGGCCGAAGCCGATGGCCAGGAAAAGCGCAATGAAGCCGGTCGTCGCGCCGCTTACAAACTTCAGTCCGGAACCCGGGTTGTAACGCGTACCGGTGCTCATGCATACCAGGTTGACCGGTCCCGGTGAGATCGAGGCGACCAGCGCGAACGCAGCCATGGACAGCAGGGTAGGGATACTCATCATGATGCTCCGCAGACAGGGAACTTTAGTCTGACGGGCCGGTGAACTAGCGTATTGAACGAAATTGCGATCCCCAGGCACAGTTAACGAAAACTGGGCGGGCTGCGACGCGAGGGTGCGGGTGGTTGGCCGAGAGCCGACGAAGGGCACGGCAATCTCACCCGTACCCTTCCAGTAGGCTTTTCTTTTTGGTACTCCTGTCCGGGCCCCCGAGGTCCGCTCAGCGCTTCTGGAAGTAAAGGCTGAGCGCCTGGCCTGCCAGGCTCTGGACGCTGCTGCCGTGGCGCTCTGCTACAAGTTGAGCCTGAACCGGCGCCGGCGTCAGCTCCTGGCCGTCGCTATCGCGGGCTTTCACGAGTCGCCACTTCACTTCATTGGCCAGATGGCTCAGCAGCGCATGGGTCTGCTCAGGGCTCTCGGGGTAGAACCAGCGCTGCCGGCAGCCCGCTGTGCCATAAAAATCGGCGGCGTTTGTAATTTCACTCCAGCGTGCGTCAGCCCGATTGTTGAGGACCATGCGCCGGAGGCGTCTGACCGATTCCGTGGTGGGCTGCAGCCGGTGGTTGCGCACCAGTGCCTGGATTTGTTGGTCGACCGGGCTGACCGCCATCGAACCGGTGTTGAAGTGGATCAGGCCGCCTTCAGCCAGCGCCTGGTCAACCAACGCCGCGACGGTCCCGTCGGATTGCAGCGCTGACGGAATCTGATCCAGTTCCACAAAGAGAGCCCGGTGACCGTCATTGATGAATTTTCC is part of the Hydrocarboniclastica marina genome and encodes:
- the egtB gene encoding ergothioneine biosynthesis protein EgtB → MLEQAKVNISFEFRQVRERTEAICENLSAEDCNLQAMPDTSPLKWHLAHTTWFFETFILKPFSQQYRVFDASFQVLFNSYYNGIGKQHPRPQRHLLSRPGLPEVMDYRCHVNRAMTALLEGSQHPQQREIVRRLELGLNHEQQHQELMLTDLKFNFAANPLAPAYRQDPLPEAVPADSGFEFYAGGLVEIGQTEDEGFGFDNEQPSHKTWLEPFALARGLVTTGDYKAFIADGGYRRPELWLSDGWATVQAENWTQPLYWDLEADEASVFTLHGRQPLRDDHPVCHLSYFEADAYARWKGARLPTEEEWEHAARLSIGSGSQADAGARRAALQPVGSEPRKGLQDLFGQVWQWTSSAYRAYPRYQPAPGALGEYNGKFMCNQFVLRGSSCATAAGHSRSSYRNFFYAPDRWQFTGLRLARDAMPGPD
- the sbcB gene encoding exodeoxyribonuclease I; its protein translation is MESFLWHDYETFGADPLRDRPAQFAAIRTDTDLNIIDEPMMFYCRPADDYVPDPRATLITGITPQKALEDGLCEAEFISRVNEAFAVPGTCGAGYNSIRFDDEVTRHTLYRNLRDPYGREWQNGCCRWDIIDVVRLTYALRPEGIEWPRKPDGAPSFRLEDLTQANGIAHESAHDAMSDVYATIAVARLIRERQPRLYDYCLGLRDKKKVLEMLDTTSLKPVLHVSSRYPASSACAALVAPLAMHPTNRNAVIVYDLREDPTDLLEASVEDIQARVFVAAADLPEGQSRYALKAVHANKCPAIAPASLLKSLSEEQLQGIGLERNQLRRNLKLLRQSEDLPRRVQEAFGAQQFAAASDPDEMLYGGGFLSPQDRKQLDFVLAQPVELLGELDLNFTDQRLPEMLFRYRARNFPQTLDGEEQERWEAFRQERLLKGGPGWRTLPQYFEVLKGLDAQDLPAPQRLLLQDLQFYGESLIPYG
- a CDS encoding insulinase family protein, with amino-acid sequence MKLFRSGCLILLTIMTGLVSMTAPALAAEQTVSPKQSPNDSRDYRYLKLENGLRVLLISDPKADKGAAALDVHVGSGDEPDDRPGIAHFLEHMLFLGTEKYPEAGEYQKFISNHGGSHNASTSFQHTNYFFDVDGEYLEPALDRFAQQFTAPLFTPELVDRERNAVHSEYTSKTRDDSRRFFSAFKAALNPEHRYNRFAVGNLETLGDGDAALHEDVVAFYREHYKAELMTLVVYGPQSLDTLEKWVKTRFDDLPSGDRSPFPHEAPLLDTERLPASLKVEALKDTRRLQLYFPAESLMAQYQSKPGSYVANLIGHEGPGSLLDVLKEAGLVSGLSAGTGIDTQENAVFQISMSLTPDGLERWQEVVALTFEYIDLIREKGVARHYFEEQQQLGELSFRFAEKTQPIRQVSHLAGNLHAVAPEDVLSAGYLMNQYAPERYHALLDQLRPENTLVSILAPGVTEDDAQRTDWYDTPYEIKRLKVQDLTSTGALSHLADNLSLPEPNPFIPEDLDLVKGERHEKPVKLSGEPFAVWYGRDTSFGTPRANLYLSLRSPAARDSVEDKLLTQLWVERINEQINAYAYPAHLAGLNYSVYNHLRGITLRVSGYSDKLHELLDSLLQTTLNTRLAKDRFELHRQQLIDSLENSRKDKPYTQALGLLSEKLITDLWPLNEQLEAARSLTFEDLQAFVPRFLEKLDPVMLAHGNLTPAAALNLGSQVSARLTQKAEFTDVERTDVRRLEPGTTALTLPVKHSDTGYVRYVQGADTSYPARAGYRLAAQLVGTPFYHSLRTEQQLGYVVFANAYELMEVPGLAFVIQSPVAQGPELDRQVKAFLDEYSQTLSDMEEADLEAQKASVISRLEEEDKTLRAISERWWQEIDRQNTGFDTRQRTVEAVQALDLEAVRKLYRTEIEPLMRSVLITTETQDMDYSDDVAPAEEQPAE
- a CDS encoding peroxiredoxin, whose product is MSVLVGKPAPDFTVPAVLGDGAIVDEFTLSESIRGKPAILFFYPLDFTFVCPSELIALDHRMDAFRERGVEVVSVSIDSHFTHNAWRNTAINDGGIGPVRYTMAADLNHDIVRAYGVASERGMAFRAAFLIDKAGIVRSQIANDLPLGRNIDELVRLVDALQFHEAHGEVCPAGWKKGDKGMDASPAGVAEYLADNSKKL
- the rnt gene encoding ribonuclease T, giving the protein MSEEKAPPLSPMASRFRGYLPVVVDVETGGFNCRTDALLEVAAVILRMDDDGRIYPSESHDFHVDPFEGANLEQSALDFTGIDPWSPLREAVPEVEALNELFRPIRKAVKDQGCKRAILVGHNAIFDHNFITEAVNRADIKRNPFHPFSTFDTVSMAGLALGQTVLAQACREAGIEFSNKEAHSALYDAERTAELFCLIVNRWKDLGGWPPPPAVASEAGEPQ